One window of Pyxicephalus adspersus chromosome 4, UCB_Pads_2.0, whole genome shotgun sequence genomic DNA carries:
- the LOC140329589 gene encoding calpain-14-like (The sequence of the model RefSeq protein was modified relative to this genomic sequence to represent the inferred CDS: added 83 bases not found in genome assembly), translated as MPRLSFISGGKKTKQLLRTGTLRKPRKLLSQDYQTLLEKSLKSKQLFVDDAFPAELSSIGSGNLLRKLPSCVEWKRPQELVKNPHFFVEDASRFDLHQGLTENCWFLAALASVTFHKDILTNVVPRNQSFDKNYAGIFHFRFWRFGEWVDVVVDDRLPVNKDGKLLFVSSTRKNLFWGPLLEKAYAKLCGSYEDLQIGQVSEALVDFTGGVNMTIKLEQAPPDLWQIMVRAAYSGSLMGCQTRAGPERVLENGLVAGHAYTVTGIRKVTCKSGTENLVRLRNPWGKIEWKGNWSDNSSKWDQLSLKERLLLRKTREDGEFWMSIEDFEAHFVELVICKLTPDLMSHENGKEWTLSMQTGKWLTGSTAGGRMTYTDTYWKNPQYRLKILKGDNMEKYTNTCSVLVSLLQKQNHKHRNKSPPMFIGISVFMVPLEYQSLRGRLPCEFFLNTRPVNNKCVFINEREVTQDFHLFPGTYVIIPSTAEPDQQCEFILRVFSRKHLLEEQGENPSPVLVCKKVADKQDEMETVIVRYFEKHPEINISQLQMLLNRGNWTSARQAPVKFSLDACKVIMAQLDVSASGTLNMIEFYNLWKRLLSYQEIFQRRDIDRSGYLKLSDLQAALQEKGISLSHQFYNLMALRYGNSSLKINFENFVCLMLRMEINGEVFKNLSQDGKGIYLQEAEWMMLTLYA; from the exons ATGCCTCGACTCTCCTTCATCTCTGGTGGGAAAAAAACCAAACAATTATTGCGCACAGGGACACTTAGGAAGCCTCGGAAGCTTCTGAGTCAAGACTACCAGACCTTGCTGGAGAAGAGTCTAAAGAGCAAACAGCTGTTTGTAGATGACGCCTTCCCCGCCGAGCTGAGCTCCATCGGGAGTGGGAACCTTTTACGGAAACTACCATCATGTGTGGAGTGGAAAAGACCTCAG GAGCTGGTAAAGAATCCACATTTTTTTGTCGAAGATGCCAGCCGCTTCGATCTTCATCAAGGACTCACAG AAAACTGCTGGTTCCTGGCTGCGCTGGCATCAGTCACCTTCCACAAAGATATTCTGACCAATGTGGTCCCTCGGAACCAGAGCTTTGACAAGAACTATGCCGGAATCTTCCATTTCCGG TTCTGGCGCTTTGGTGAATGGGTCGATGTGGTGGTTGATGACCGCCTACCTGTGAACAAAGATGGAAAGCTCTTGTTTGTGTCCTCTACAAGAAAGAACCTGTTTTGGGGCCCTCTTCTGGAGAAAGCCTATGCCAA gcTGTGTGGCTCCTATGAAGATCTACAGATTGGCCAAGTGTCTGAGGCTTTGGTGGATTTCACCGGTGGGGTCAACATGACCATCAAGCTGGAACAAGCCCCTCCGGACCTGTGGCAGATCATGGTACGGGCAGCGTACAGCGGGTCCTTGATGGGCTGTCAGACGCGGGCAGGA CCTGAAAGGGTTCTGGAGAACGGATTAGTGGCCGGACACGCGTACACGGTGACTGGAatcaggaag GTGACCTGCAAATCTGGAACAGAAAATTTAGTCAGGCTGAGGAACCCATGGGGGAAGATTGAATGGAAAGGAAATTGGAGTGACAA CTCCTCCAAATGGGACCAACTCAGCCTGAAGGAGAGATTGTTACTGCGGAAGACGCGGGAGGACGGAGAGTTTTG GATGTCCATTGAAGACTTTGAGGCCCATTTTGTGGAGCTGGTTATCTGCAAGCTGACCCCTGACCTCATGAGCCACGAGAATGGGAAGGAGTGGACGTTATCCATGCAGACTGGGAAGTGGCTGACTGGGAGCACAGCGGGAGGGAGAATGACCTACACAG acaCGTACTGGAAGAACCCCCAATACCGACTGAAGATACTGAAGGGTGACAACATGGAGAAATATACAAACACTTGCAGCGTCCTGGTGTCCCTTCTCCAAAAACAGAACCACAAGCATCGGAACAAGTCCCCACCAATGTTCATTGGGATCTCTGTGTTTATG GTGCCACTTGAG TATCAAAGTTTAAGGGGTCGTCTGCCCTGCGAGTTCTTCCTGAACACCCGGCCCGTGAACAACAAGTGTGTCTTTATCAACGAGAGGGAAGTGACCCAGGACTTCCACCTCTTCCCAGGGACCTACGTCATCATCCCCTCCACGGCAGAGCCCGACCAGCAGTGTGAATTCATCCTGAGGGTCTTCTCTAGGAAACATCTTCTAGA GGAACAAGGAGAGAACCCAAGCCCTGTCCTTGTCTGCAAG AAAGTTGCTGATAAACAGGATGAGATGGAAACTGTCATCGTTAGGTATTTTGAGAAG CACCCAGAAATTAACATTTCCCAACTACAGATGCTGCTGAACAGAGGAAACTGGACAA GTGCAAGGCAAGCTCCGGTGAAGTTTAGCTTAGACGCCTGCAAAGTCATTATGGCTCAGTTGGAC GTCAGCGCATCTGGAACCCTGAACATGATAGAATTTTACAATCTCTGGAAGCGGCTTCTATCTTATCAG GAGATTTTTCAAAGGAGAGACATTGACAGATCGGGATATCTAAAACTCAGTGACCTCCAAGCCGCCTTGCAAGAGAAAG GAATATCATTAAGCCATCAATTTTACAACTTAATGGCGCTGCGATACGGCAACTCTTCTCTGAAAATCAATTTTGAGAATTTTGTCTGCCTCATGCTGAGGATGGAGATCAATGGAG